One Primulina huaijiensis isolate GDHJ02 chromosome 5, ASM1229523v2, whole genome shotgun sequence DNA segment encodes these proteins:
- the LOC140977495 gene encoding protein LURP-one-related 5-like codes for MTIVEEGYVYEEETHLTVLKTSHFFCGDGFSVYDSKGQLVFRVDSYGPDAAETGELVLMDADGGCLLTVRRKWPSLHQRWEGFVGERTEGQKPLFSVRRSSIIGRSGVEVEVYSNPSVDYHVEGSFGCRNCRILNEENEAVAEIRRKVDASTNVVLGKDVFLLSLKPGFDAAFAMGLVLVLDRIHGDEEEEAPVGKNGSRVGVEPTVEAPKSSP; via the exons ATGACGATTGTGGAAGAAGGGTATGTATACGAAGAGGAAACCCATCTCACTGTGCTCAAAACCTCCCATTTCTTCTGCGGAGACGGCTTCAGTGTTTATGACTCGAAAGGCCAACTCGTCTTCCGTGTCGACTCCTATGGCCCCGACGCTGCTGAAACGGGGGAACTCGTTCTCATGGACGCCGACGGTGGATGCCTCCTCACTGTCCGCAGAAAG TGGCCGAGCCTGCATCAGAGATGGGAAGGCTTTGTTGGGGAGAGAACTGAAGGGCAAAAGCCGCTGTTCAGCGTACGTAGATCATCCATAATCGGTCGATCGGGCGTAGAGGTGGAGGTGTATAGCAATCCGAGCGTGGACTACCACGTAGAGGGCTCCTTCGGATGCCGGAACTGCAGAATCTTGAACGAAGAGAACGAAGCGGTGGCTGAGATACGCCGAAAGGTCGACGCCTCCACGAATGTCGTTCTTGGAAAAGACGTCTTCTTGCTCTCGCTGAAACCTGGGTTCGACGCCGCGTTTGCCATGGGCTTGGTTTTGGTGCTTGATCGGATCCATGGTGATGAGGAGGAGGAGGCTCCGGTAGGTAAGAATGGGAGTAGGGTTGGTGTGGAACCGACTGTAGAGGCTCCAAAGTCTTCACCGTAG
- the LOC140977894 gene encoding pseudo histidine-containing phosphotransfer protein 6-like, which produces MLGFHVERLLAEMNRLLALLFHQGVLDEQFLQLQQLQDESSPNFVSEVVNIYFHESEKLLKNLRALLADRELSDYKRMGIHLNQLMGSSSSIGAKRVRNVCVAFRAASDQTNWPGCLRALELLEYEYCYLKNNLHELFQVEQQRILASSVRHPVHQQQHPNNH; this is translated from the exons ATGTTGGGGTTCCATGTGGAGCGTTTGCTGGCCGAAATGAACCGGTTGCTGGCTTTACTCTTCCACCAG GGAGTGTTGGATGAGCAGTTCTTGCAGCTGCAGCAGCTGCAAGATGAATCATCTCCAAACTTTGTCTCCGAGGTTGTCAACATATACTTCCACGAGTCTGAAAAGCTGTTGAAGAACCTCAGAGCATTGCT GGCAGATAGAGAGTTATCGGATTACAAGAGAATGGGAATACATTTGAATCAATTAATGGGAAGCAGTTCGAGCATTGGTGCCAAAAGAGTGAGGAATGTGTGCGTCGCCTTTCGCGCTGCTTCCGACCAAACCAACTGGCCTGG GTGCTTAAGAGCGTTGGAACTCCTTGAATACGAGTACTGTTACCTCAAGAACAATCTGCACGAACTGTTCCAGGTCGAACAACAGAGAATCCTAGCTTCCTCCGTCAGGCATCCAGTGCACCAGCAACAACATCCTAATAATCACTAG
- the LOC140977532 gene encoding SNF1-related protein kinase regulatory subunit gamma-like PV42a yields MQATRIDQKSPEFHTPQLQRLREKKARDVTTEKRRLVEVPYTASLADTMNALMANRISAVPVAAPPGHWIGAGGSMIMESDKQTGAARKHYIGMVTLLDVLSHIAVNHVDRTGEFERKMQVPVSSIIGHCLESLSLWTLNSNTSILDCMEVLSKGIHRVLVPVDSNTENVAGVELVEFAHSYRMLTQMDLLKFLKAHESELKGIMGRRVRELGSVSDIVFGVTDQTKVIDAIKCMNMASLNAVPVIEATMDIEEDRSQLINGKDRKLVGTFSSTDLRVCPISQLESCLHLNIVDFIQKLAESPLHEACNMKNSTKELITCHPESPLQEVLDKVINNHVHRVWVVDEQQGKLAGLISLTDIIHTIRTWILSEPT; encoded by the exons ATGCAAGCGACAAGAATCGATCAAAAATCCCCTGAATTCCACACCCCTCAGCTGCAGAGGCTGAGGGAGAAGAAAGCGAGAGATGTAACGACGGAGAAAAGAAGGCTGGTGGAGGTTCCCTACACTGCTTCTTTGGCGGACACCATGAACGCCCTGATGGCCAACAGGATCTCCGCAGTGCCCGTGGCGGCGCCTCCGGGGCACTGGATCGGTGCCGGTGGTTCCATGATCATGGAGTCCGATAAGCAGACTGGGGCAGCCAGGAAACACTACATAGGGATGGTGACTTTGCTGGATGTTCTGTCTCATATTGCTGTGAATCATGTCGACCGGACCGGAGAATTCGAGCGGAAGATGCAGGTACCCGTGTCATCCATTATAGGGCATTGCCTTGAGAGTCTCAGTCTTTGGACTCTTAACTCTAATACTAG CATATTGGACTGTATGGAAGTTCTAAGCAAAGGAATTCACCGAGTTTTGGTACCAGTGGACAGCAACACGGAGAACGTAGCCGGAGTGGAGCTGGTTGAATTTGCACACAGCTATAGAATGCTAACTCAAATGGATCTGCTCAAGTTCTTGAAGGCACATGAGTCTGAGCTTAAAGGTATCATGGGCCGACGTGTGAGAGAACTTGGATCCGTGAGCGACATTGTTTTCGGGGTTACCGATCAAACCAAAGTTATTGATGCTATTAAGTGCATGAACATGGCCTCTCTTAATGCTGTACCCGTCATTGAAGCTACGATGGATATCGAGGAGGATCGCAGCCAGCTTATTAAT GGGAAAGATAGGAAACTCGTGGGAACATTCTCGTCGACTGATCTCCGAGTATGCCCAATATCTCAACTCGAATCCTGCCTGCATTTGAACATCGTGGACTTCATCCAGAAACTCGCAGAAAGCCCACTTCACGAAGCCTGTAACATGAAAAACTCGACTAAAGAACTCATTACCTGCCACCCCGAGTCACCCCTACAGGAGGTGTTGGACAAGGTCATCAACAACCATGTTCACCGGGTTTGGGTCGTGGATGAGCAGCAGGGCAAGCTGGCGGGGCTTATTTCCCTGACAGATATTATCCACACAATCCGAACTTGGATCCTTTCGGAGCCGACTTGA
- the LOC140976513 gene encoding PTI1-like tyrosine-protein kinase At3g15890 isoform X1, with amino-acid sequence MALCSMFCCVKCSNRKNQGIKESSWRIFSLKELQLATNNFNYDNKLGEGGFGSVYWGQLWDASQIAVKRLKSWNDKAESEFYVEIEILGRVRHKNLLSLRGHCSEGQERIIVCDYMTNLSLVSHLHGQHSAEFLLDWKRRMDIAVGVAEGIAYLHHYATPHIIHGNIKASNVLLDDDFNARVSEFGFAKLMPDGAISAKGALGYLAPEYVSTGKASAACDVYSFGVLLLELATGKKPLVKLSSTDSLTILDWALPLARERKFNELVDQNLGGKYVEEEWRRVLFVGLFCAHNQIEKRPTMLEVVELLKGEKEKVAALENDEMFQSMSDTEESSEFVV; translated from the exons ATGGCTTTGTGCTCGATGTTCTGTTGTGTCAAGTGTTCGAACAG GAAAAACCAAGGAATAAAGGAGTCATCATGGAGAATTTTTTCTTTGAAGGAGTTACAGTTGGCTACAAATAATTTTAACTACGATAACAAGCTTGGAGAAGGTGGATTTGGCAGTGTTTATTGGGGTCAGCTATGGGATGCTTCTCAA ATAGCTGTGAAAAGATTGAAGTCTTGGAATGACAAAGCCGAGAGTGAATTTTATGTTGAAATCGAGATATTAGGTCGAGTAAGGCACAAGAATTTGCTGAGTTTACGTGGTCATTGTTCAGAAGGGCAAGAACGTATCATTGTGTGTGATTACATGACCAATCTGAGCTTGGTCTCTCATCTTCACGGCCAACATTCTGCCGAATTTCTTCTCGACTGGAAAAGACGGATGGACATTGCTGTTGGTGTGGCCGAGGGCATTGC CTATCTACACCATTATGCCACTCCACATATAATCCACGGCAACATTAAAGCTAGTAATGTATTGCTAGATGACGATTTTAATGCTAGAGTTTCCGAATTTGGATTTGCTAAATTAATGCCAGATGGTGCCATAAGTGCTAAGGGTGCTCTCGGATACCTTGCCCCTGAATATGTATCAACAGGGAAGGCATCAGCAGCCTGTGATGTTTATAGTTTCGGTGTTCTTCTACTCGAGCTCGCTACTGGCAAGAAGCCATTGGTGAAGCTCAGTTCAACAGATTCTCTTACGATCCTAGATTGGGCGTTGCCTCTGGCCCGCGAAAGAAAATTTAATGAACTTGTCGACCAAAATCTAGGTGGAAAATATGTGGAAGAGGAATGGAGACGAGTTTTGTTTGTTGGACTCTTTTGTGCTCATAATCAAATTGAGAAGAGGCCGACAATGCTTGAAGTGGTGGAACTGTTGAAAGGAGAAAAAGAGAAGGTTGCAGCTCTTGAAAATGATGAAATGTTCCAAAGCATGTCTGATACGGAAGAGAGCTCGGAATTTGTTGTCTGA
- the LOC140976513 gene encoding PTI1-like tyrosine-protein kinase At3g15890 isoform X2 → MWHIFLHLCFLQIAVKRLKSWNDKAESEFYVEIEILGRVRHKNLLSLRGHCSEGQERIIVCDYMTNLSLVSHLHGQHSAEFLLDWKRRMDIAVGVAEGIAYLHHYATPHIIHGNIKASNVLLDDDFNARVSEFGFAKLMPDGAISAKGALGYLAPEYVSTGKASAACDVYSFGVLLLELATGKKPLVKLSSTDSLTILDWALPLARERKFNELVDQNLGGKYVEEEWRRVLFVGLFCAHNQIEKRPTMLEVVELLKGEKEKVAALENDEMFQSMSDTEESSEFVV, encoded by the exons ATGTGGCACATTTTTCTTCACTTGTGCTTTCTACAGATAGCTGTGAAAAGATTGAAGTCTTGGAATGACAAAGCCGAGAGTGAATTTTATGTTGAAATCGAGATATTAGGTCGAGTAAGGCACAAGAATTTGCTGAGTTTACGTGGTCATTGTTCAGAAGGGCAAGAACGTATCATTGTGTGTGATTACATGACCAATCTGAGCTTGGTCTCTCATCTTCACGGCCAACATTCTGCCGAATTTCTTCTCGACTGGAAAAGACGGATGGACATTGCTGTTGGTGTGGCCGAGGGCATTGC CTATCTACACCATTATGCCACTCCACATATAATCCACGGCAACATTAAAGCTAGTAATGTATTGCTAGATGACGATTTTAATGCTAGAGTTTCCGAATTTGGATTTGCTAAATTAATGCCAGATGGTGCCATAAGTGCTAAGGGTGCTCTCGGATACCTTGCCCCTGAATATGTATCAACAGGGAAGGCATCAGCAGCCTGTGATGTTTATAGTTTCGGTGTTCTTCTACTCGAGCTCGCTACTGGCAAGAAGCCATTGGTGAAGCTCAGTTCAACAGATTCTCTTACGATCCTAGATTGGGCGTTGCCTCTGGCCCGCGAAAGAAAATTTAATGAACTTGTCGACCAAAATCTAGGTGGAAAATATGTGGAAGAGGAATGGAGACGAGTTTTGTTTGTTGGACTCTTTTGTGCTCATAATCAAATTGAGAAGAGGCCGACAATGCTTGAAGTGGTGGAACTGTTGAAAGGAGAAAAAGAGAAGGTTGCAGCTCTTGAAAATGATGAAATGTTCCAAAGCATGTCTGATACGGAAGAGAGCTCGGAATTTGTTGTCTGA
- the LOC140976514 gene encoding peptide deformylase 1A, chloroplastic, whose amino-acid sequence MVPRRSHSSRSGTAVQTGWFLGLGDKKNVLPDIVKAGDPVLHEPAQEVRTEEIKSGRIQKIVDDMVMVMRKALGVGLAAPQIGIPLRIIVLEDTKEYIGYAPKEETKKQDRSPFDLLVVINPKLEKKSNKTALFFEGCLSVDGFGAAVNRDFEVEVTGYDRDGQQIKVNASGWQARIFQHEFDHLDGTLYVDRMEPRTFRTVENLDLPLANGCPELGVC is encoded by the exons ATGGTACCCAGGAGAAGTCACAGCTCCCGCTCGGGAACGGCTGTCCAGACCGGTTGGTTTCTGGGTTTAGGTGATAAAAAGAATGTCCTGCCGGATATCGTGAAAGCTGGAGACCCGGTTCTCCACGAACCTGCACAGGAGGTCCGAACCGAAGAAATAAAGTCGGGGCGGATTCAGAAGATTGTGGATGATATGGTGATGGTCATGAGAAAAGCGCTTGGAGTTGGGCTTGCTGCTCCTCAGATTGGCATCCCCTTGAgg ATAATTGTTTTGGAAGACACAAAGGAATACATTGGGTATGCTCCTAAGGAAGAGACAAAAAAGCAAGACCGGAGTCCTTTTGATCTTTTG GTTGTGATAAACCCAAAACTTGAAAAGAAGAGTAACAAAACAGCCTTATTTTTTGAAGGGTGTTTGAG CGTCGATGGTTTCGGAGCAGCTGTGAATAGAGATTTCGAGGTTGAAGTTACAGGCTATGATCGAGATGGGCAACAAATCAAAGTCAATGCTTCAGGTTGGCAGGCTCGAATTTTTCAGCACGAATTTGATCATCTAGACGGGACATTATATGTTGACCGGATGGAGCCGAGAACGTTCAGGACGGTCGAGAATTTGGATTTACCACTTGCAAACGGGTGCCCCGAACTGGGCGTTTGCTAA